The following are encoded in a window of Vigna unguiculata cultivar IT97K-499-35 chromosome 8, ASM411807v1, whole genome shotgun sequence genomic DNA:
- the LOC114194074 gene encoding probable protein phosphatase 2C 55: MPSNYLSRLGASIQRSVVGKERGIFESAEILIGQGKLWFGSSKFFHSVHSSYCVELSLLVRPGVALASSSELGGKRRTLSVVDTLSRTFSVPSVSGPSFQVCGYHIGSALAGPDQFSSGGTGFRIKAMAAHLPGIVVGESYVDNLSLKGVRRSVSTKRVGSICLNTSLRNGGKVSMSLKKHQQPDNSAIYGYFIYSAAKTWYNSHPYMQSGSGAFHSLSTSCYSVGPAHDVPFDTSVREEQSSSSADSSEQKTPSGKTLKLISASCYLPHPDKEETGGEDAHFICSEEQAIGVADGVGGWADLGVNAGYYSRELMSKSVEAIQEEPKGSIDPARVLEKAHSSTKAKGSSTACIIALTDQGLNAINLGDSGFMVVRDGCTVFRSPVQQHDFNFTYQLECGRNGDLPSSGQVFTIPVAPGDVIVAGTDGLFDNLYNNEITAVVVHAMRAGLSPQVTAQKIAALARQRALDKDRQTPFSTAAQDAGFRYYGGKLDDTTVVVSYVTGSADA; this comes from the exons ATGCCATCTAATTACTTATCGAGGCTTGGAGCTTCAATTCAGAGATCGGTTGTGGGGAAAGAAAGGGGGATATTTGAATCCGCTGAAATTCTGATTGGGCAAGGAAAGTTGTGGTTTGGTAGTTCCAAGTTTTTTCATTCTGTGCATAGTTCATATTGTGTGGAACTTAGCCTGCTCGTGCGCCCCGGCGTTGCCTTAGCTTCGAGCtctgaattgggtggaaaaagaAGAACTTTGTCTGTGGTTGACACACTGTCTCGGACATTTTCGGTTCCGTCTGTGTCGGGGCCGTCGTTTCAGGTCTGTGGATACCACATTGGTTCTGCCCTTGCCGGACCTGATCAGTTTTCCAGTGGTGGAACTGGATTTAGGATTAAGGCAATGGCTGCTCATTTGCCCGGGATAGTGGTTGGTGAATCTTATGTGGACAACCTGAGTTTGAAGGGTGTTCGCCGATCAGTGTCAACCAAGAGGGTTGGTAGTATATGTTTAAACACGAGTTTGAGGAATGGTGGAAAAGTGAGCATGAGTTTGAAAAAGCATCAGCAGCCAGATAACAGTGCGATTTATGGATATTTCATTTATAGTGCTGCCAAGACCTGGTATAATTCTCACCCTTACATGCAGTCAGGATCTGGAGCTTTCCATAGCTTGTCAACCTCGTGTTACTCAGTTGGGCCTGCTCATGACGTACCTTTTGACACTTCTGTCCGTGAGGAACAGTCAAGCAGTTCTGCAGATTCATCTGAACA GAAAACTCCTTCAGGCAAGACCCTTAAGTTAATATCAGCATCATGCTACTTGCCCCATCCTGATAAAGAAGAAACTGGTGGAGAAGATGCTCATTTTATATGTTCTGAGGAGCAAGCAATAGGGGTGGCAGATGGTGTTGGTGGATGGGCAGATCTTGGTGTTAATGCTGGATATTACTCTCGTGAGCTTATGTCCAAATCAGTGGAAGCTATTCAGGAGGAACCCAAAGGTTCAATTGATCCAGCTAGGGTGCTGGAAAAAGCACACTCAAGTACAAAAGCGAAAGGTTCCTCCACCGCATGCATCATTGCACTTACTGATCAG GGCCTTAATGCTATCAATTTAGGAGACAGTGGGTTTATGGTAGTCCGGGATGGGTGCACCGTATTCCGATCCCCAGTGCAGCAACATGATTTCAATTTCACCTATCAGCTGGAATGTGGTAGGAATGGTGATTTACCTAGTTCTGGTCAG GTTTTTACCATTCCTGTTGCACCTGGTGATGTCATAGTTGCTGGTACAGATGGACTGTTTGATAACTTGTACAATAATGAGATTACAGCAGTGGTGGTTCACGCCATGAGAGCAGGATTAAGTCCTCAAGTTACAGCCCAGAAGATAGCTGCATTAGCACGTCAACGCGCACTTGATAAAGACAGACAGACTCCTTTCTCAACCGCTGCTCAAGATGCCGGTTTCCGTTACTACGGTGGCAAGCTTGATGATACCACAGTTGTAGTTTCCTACGTTACCGGCTCAGCAGATGCATAA
- the LOC114195510 gene encoding peroxisomal membrane protein 11A encodes MDSDPKPSTSPAPNPNPSKPPPSKEQHHRDLLNHVEAYLAKRDGVDKLLKISRYATKLILASSLLQSSDNPALNHRLKSFESSVGVSRKAFRLGKFVQDLNALRASHVHSNRHLLFTLLAYGGEGFYYFVEQFVWLAKSGLIDPKHARAFQKVSAWAELVGYIGSVALKLTDLNTIAEEESCLASSVEISRLRGVGCVEEDYRLRKLREKKIMKRLSVVQDLADAVMAVDDILDGNGPFSKPVFMASAGLLSALISTHKNWVSC; translated from the coding sequence ATGGATTCCGATCCCAAACCTTCCACATCACCAGCgccaaaccctaaccctagcaAGCCACCACCGTCGAAGGAACAACACCACCGAGACCTATTGAACCACGTCGAAGCCTACCTCGCGAAGCGCGACGGCGTTGACAAGCTCCTCAAGATTTCCCGTTACGCCACCAAGCTCATCCTCGCCTCGTCGCTCCTTCAATCCTCCGACAACCCCGCCCTCAACCACCGCCTCAAATCCTTCGAATCCAGCGTCGGCGTCAGCCGCAAGGCCTTCCGACTCGGCAAATTCGTCCAAGACCTAAACGCTCTCCGAGCCTCCCACGTCCACTCCAACCGCCACCTCCTCTTCACCCTCCTCGCCTACGGCGGCGAAGGCTTCTACTACTTCGTCGAGCAGTTCGTCTGGCTCGCGAAATCCGGCCTCATCGATCCCAAACACGCGCGCGCGTTCCAGAAAGTGAGCGCGTGGGCGGAGCTCGTCGGGTATATCGGGAGCGTGGCGCTCAAACTCACCGATTTAAACACTATTGCTGAGGAGGAGTCGTGTCTGGCGTCGAGCGTGGAGATCTCGCGCTTGAGAGGGGTTGGGTGCGTGGAAGAAGATTACCGGTTGCGGAAgttgagagagaagaaaataatgaagagGCTTTCGGTTGTTCAGGATTTGGCCGATGCGGTTATGGCTGTGGACGATATTTTGGATGGGAATGGACCGTTTTCGAAACCGGTTTTCATGGCTTCCGCAGGGCTTTTGTCTGCACTCATTAGCACTCACAAGAATTGGGTCTCTTGCTGA
- the LOC114193002 gene encoding protein BRASSINAZOLE-RESISTANT 1-like: MASDGATSAAAAAASRRKPSWRERENNRRRERRRRAIAAKIYCGLRAQGNYNLPKHCDNNEVLKALCAEAGWCVEEDGTTYRKGCKPPLANGAGSSMRNVPFCSSQSPSPFSSSYPSPIPSYQVSPSSSSFPSPFRLDVDKDNVSNLIPYIRNASLSLPPLRISNSAPVTPPLSSPTSRNPKPIPTWESIAKESMASFNYPLFAASAPASPTHRHLYTPATIPECDESDTSTCESSQWMKFQAFGPSASTLPASPTFNLVKPLVPHGVPDNSIQEMRTSSEEFGVQVKPWVGEKIHEVALDDLELTLGSGKVRS, encoded by the exons ATGGCCTCTGACGGAGCTACTTCGGCGGCAGCGGCGGCGGCGAGTAGGAGAAAGCCGTCgtggagggagagagagaatAACCGAAGGAGAGAACGGAGGAGAAGAGCGATCGCGGCGAAGATATACTGTGGACTTCGAGCTCAGGGGAACTATAACTTGCCGAAGCACTGTGACAACAACGAAGTTCTCAAAGCGCTTTGTGCCGAAGCTGGTTGGTGCGTCGAAGAAGACGGCACTACCTATCGGAAG GGTTGCAAGCCACCTCTGGCCAATGGTGCAGGGAGCTCAATGAGAAACGTTCCCTTTTGCTCTTCACAAAGCCCGAGTCCTTTTTCTTCGTCGTATCCCAGTCCAATTCCTTCATACCAAGTGAGTCCTTCTTCCTCCTCTTTCCCAAGCCCGTTTCGGTTAGATGTGGATAAGGACAATGTATCAAACCTCATTCCGTACATTCGCAATGCGTCCCTGTCTCTTCCTCCTCTGAGGATATCAAACAGTGCCCCTGTGACGCCGCCTCTTTCATCACCTACGTCAAGAAATCCGAAACCAATTCCTACATGGGAGTCCATTGCCAAAGAATCCATGGCTTCCTTCAATTACCCTCTCTTTGCAGCTTCTGCTCCTGCCAGCCCCACTCACCGTCATCTTTACACTCCGGCCACTATTCCAGAATGTGATGAGTCTGATACTTCCACCTGTGAGTCTAGCCAGTGGATGAAATTCCAAGCATTTGGTCCTTCTGCATCTACGTTACCAGCTTCTCCTACTTTCAATCTTGTTAAACCTTTGGTTCCTCACGGTGTGCCTGATAACTCAATCCAAGAGATGAGGACGAGTTCAGAAGAGTTTGGGGTACAGGTAAAACCTTGGGTTGGGGAAAAAATTCATGAAGTGGCATTGGATGATTTGGAACTAACGCTTGGAAGCGGGAAGGTGCGGAGTTAG